From the Leguminivora glycinivorella isolate SPB_JAAS2020 chromosome 15, LegGlyc_1.1, whole genome shotgun sequence genome, one window contains:
- the LOC125233788 gene encoding secretory carrier-associated membrane protein 5 isoform X2: MSKFEDNPFGDPTIDNPFADPAVQQVARSTNNATQGLDDYNPFDGQPNANQPTAPQAPQPAIMQAMSPPTNARLAGGGHAPAQQQPQGPPNNNLTADLLRRQEELERKAEELARREAELRAGSAGRRNNWPPLPGFCPVQPCFYQDINVDIPLEFQRIVRHLYHLWMFHALILALNIVGAMCLMFAGAGFTVFGLAILYFVLLTPFSFVCWYRPIYKAFRSDSSFNFMVYFFIFLFQIIIAVVQSVGFNGSGYCGLITSIAMFQTNIGVGIITILITIGFITSAVADVMLMAKVHRIYRSTGASLAKAQTEFTTEILRNPHVQTAASSAAAAAVNAQIAQANRY, translated from the exons ATGTCTAAGTTCGAGGATAATCCGTTTGGGGATCCTACCATAGACAACCCATTTGCC GACCCTGCCGTCCAGCAAGTTGCGAGAAGTACGAACAATGCGACACAAGGTCTTGACGATTACAATCCCTTCGATGGACAGCCTAATGCAAATCAACCCACG GCCCCACAAGCACCGCAGCCAGCTATCATGCAGGCAATGTCACCGCCCACAAACGCACGGCTTGCTGGAGGTGGTCACGCGCCAGCACAACAGCAACCACAAGGGCCACCCAATAATAACCTCACGGCTGACCTTTTG AGGCGGCAAGAAGAACTAGAACGTAAAGCAGAGGAGCTCGCCAGGCGCGAAGCGGAACTCAGGGCCGGGTCCGCGGGCCGAAG GAATAACTGGCCGCCCTTACCCGGCTTCTGTCCTGTCCAACCATGCTTCTACCAGGATATCAACGTGGATATACCGCTCGAGTTCCAGAGGATCGTGAGGCACCTGTACCACCTGTGGATGT TCCACGCGCTAATCCTGGCCTTAAATATCGTGGGCGCCATGTGCCTGATGTTCGCCGGGGCAGGTTTCACCGTCTTTGGCCTGGCCATCCTGTACTTTGTACTGCTGACCCCGTTCAGCTTCGTGTGCTGGTACCGGCCCATCTACAAGGCGTTCAGAAGCGACTCTTCGTTCAACTTTATGGTCTACTTCTTCATATTCCTGTTCCAAATCATCATTGCTGTTGTGCAGAGCGTTGGGTTCAATGGAAGTGGCTATTG CGGTCTGATCACCAGCATCGCCATGTTCCAGACCAACATCGGGGTCGGAATCATCACCATTCTGATCACCATTGGCTTCATTACTTCTGCCGTGGCCGATGTCATGCTCATGGCTAAG GTGCACCGCATCTACCGATCAACAGGGGCGTCTCTAGCCAAGGCGCAAACGGAGTTCACGACGGAGATCCTCCGCAACCCTCACGTTCAGACCGCCGCGTCCAGTGCGGCCGCCGCCGCTGTCAACGCGCAGATCGCGCAAGCCAATCGCTACTAG
- the LOC125233788 gene encoding secretory carrier-associated membrane protein 5 isoform X1, giving the protein MSKFEDNPFGDPTIDNPFADPAVQQVARSTNNATQGLDDYNPFDGQPNANQPTAPQAPQPAIMQAMSPPTNARLAGGGHAPAQQQPQGPPNNNLTADLLRRQEELERKAEELARREAELRAGSAGRRNNWPPLPGFCPVQPCFYQDINVDIPLEFQRIVRHLYHLWMFHALILALNIVGAMCLMFAGAGFTVFGLAILYFVLLTPFSFVCWYRPIYKAFRSDSSFNFMVYFFIFLFQIIIAVVQSVGFNGSGYCGLITSIAMFQTNIGVGIITILITIGFITSAVADVMLMAKVHRIYRSTGASLAKAQTEFTTEILRNPHVQTAASSAAAAAVNAQIAQANRY; this is encoded by the exons ATGTCTAAGTTCGAGGATAATCCGTTTGGGGATCCTACCATAGACAACCCATTTGCC GACCCTGCCGTCCAGCAAGTTGCGAGAAGTACGAACAATGCGACACAAGGTCTTGACGATTACAATCCCTTCGATGGACAGCCTAATGCAAATCAACCCACG GCCCCACAAGCACCGCAGCCAGCTATCATGCAGGCAATGTCACCGCCCACAAACGCACGGCTTGCTGGAGGTGGTCACGCGCCAGCACAACAGCAACCACAAGGGCCACCCAATAATAACCTCACGGCTGACCTTTTG AGGCGGCAAGAAGAACTAGAACGTAAAGCAGAGGAGCTCGCCAGGCGCGAAGCGGAACTCAGGGCCGGGTCCGCGGGCCGAAGGAATAACTGGCCGCCCTTGCCCGGCTTCTGTCCTGTCCAACCATGCTTCTACCAGGATATCAACGTGGATATACCGCTCGAGTTCCAGAGGATCGTGAGGCACCTGTACCACCTGTGGATGT TCCACGCGCTAATCCTGGCCTTAAATATCGTGGGCGCCATGTGCCTGATGTTCGCCGGGGCAGGTTTCACCGTCTTTGGCCTGGCCATCCTGTACTTTGTACTGCTGACCCCGTTCAGCTTCGTGTGCTGGTACCGGCCCATCTACAAGGCGTTCAGAAGCGACTCTTCGTTCAACTTTATGGTCTACTTCTTCATATTCCTGTTCCAAATCATCATTGCTGTTGTGCAGAGCGTTGGGTTCAATGGAAGTGGCTATTG CGGTCTGATCACCAGCATCGCCATGTTCCAGACCAACATCGGGGTCGGAATCATCACCATTCTGATCACCATTGGCTTCATTACTTCTGCCGTGGCCGATGTCATGCTCATGGCTAAG GTGCACCGCATCTACCGATCAACAGGGGCGTCTCTAGCCAAGGCGCAAACGGAGTTCACGACGGAGATCCTCCGCAACCCTCACGTTCAGACCGCCGCGTCCAGTGCGGCCGCCGCCGCTGTCAACGCGCAGATCGCGCAAGCCAATCGCTACTAG